A DNA window from Streptomyces parvus contains the following coding sequences:
- a CDS encoding serine hydrolase domain-containing protein: protein MSGTAHAGGDRGPDGGGGPHGPADPALRRGLQALVDTPGGPPGAIAVLTADGRSEVYRAGTSQLGTGRPPRTTDHMRIASTAKAFSGSVALQLTERGALGLGDTIGRRLPRLPAAWHRVTLRQLLNHTSGLPDYTEAPTFIAELTADPRRHFDSRRLLDYVAGDPLRFRPGSAYRYSNSDNIAVALMAEAVTGRRYEKLLAELVYRPLGLRDTSLPQGYRLPEPYLHGYAVDPPNAPEDVSTVLGASGVWASGGIVSTPRDLGAFIRGYAGGLGVGPEVRRQQLSFVAGSSEPAGPGRNRAGLGVFSYTTRCGTVYGHTGNFPGYTQLAAATKDGKRSLTVSLTSQVNSATNPRLLATLRGLQEDFVCRLLDRRKPGGAY, encoded by the coding sequence ATGAGCGGCACGGCCCACGCGGGCGGTGACAGGGGCCCGGACGGGGGCGGCGGCCCGCACGGGCCGGCCGACCCCGCGTTGCGGCGCGGGCTCCAGGCGCTCGTGGACACCCCGGGCGGGCCGCCCGGCGCCATCGCCGTCCTCACGGCCGACGGCCGGAGCGAGGTGTACCGGGCGGGTACGTCGCAGCTCGGCACCGGGCGTCCGCCCCGGACGACCGACCACATGCGGATCGCGAGCACGGCGAAAGCCTTCAGCGGCTCGGTCGCCCTGCAGCTGACCGAACGGGGCGCGCTCGGTCTCGGCGACACCATCGGCCGGCGGCTGCCCCGGCTGCCCGCCGCCTGGCACCGGGTGACACTCCGCCAGCTCCTCAACCACACCAGCGGGCTCCCCGACTACACCGAGGCCCCGACGTTCATCGCCGAGCTGACGGCCGATCCCCGCAGGCACTTCGACTCCCGCCGGCTGCTCGACTACGTCGCCGGGGACCCGCTGCGGTTCCGGCCCGGATCCGCGTACCGCTACTCCAACTCCGACAACATCGCCGTCGCGCTGATGGCCGAGGCGGTGACGGGCCGGCGGTACGAGAAGCTCCTCGCCGAGCTCGTGTACCGGCCACTCGGCCTGCGCGACACCAGCCTCCCGCAGGGTTACCGGCTCCCCGAGCCCTACCTGCACGGATACGCGGTGGACCCGCCGAACGCGCCGGAGGACGTCAGCACGGTGCTCGGCGCGTCGGGCGTGTGGGCTTCGGGCGGCATCGTCTCCACACCCCGGGACCTGGGGGCCTTCATCCGTGGCTACGCCGGGGGGCTGGGCGTCGGGCCCGAGGTCCGACGGCAGCAGCTGTCCTTCGTCGCGGGCAGCTCCGAACCCGCCGGCCCGGGCCGCAACAGGGCTGGTCTCGGCGTCTTCTCCTACACGACGCGCTGCGGCACCGTGTACGGCCACACCGGCAACTTCCCCGGCTACACCCAGCTGGCAGCGGCGACCAAGGACGGCAAGCGCTCCCTGACCGTCTCCCTCACCTCCCAGGTGAACAGTGCGACGAACCCGCGGTTGCTGGCCACCCTCCGGGGGCTCCAGGAGGACTTCGTCTGCCGGCTGCTCGACCGCCGGAAGCCGGGCGGCGCGTACTAG
- a CDS encoding PepSY domain-containing protein: protein MNSASSRSRTLKAVGALSLAAATALLMTGCGQNSDSATGAATSEAAKVVPQKQTTTPSATAKLTEDQQERKKVLDATKVTFDDAATTATGEVAGGKLVDLDLEGVDDEDNQSPSPTATGSPTGSPSPSGSGSPSPSGSASPSASPGADGPVWAAEVAEKDGTIHTVRINAVDGKVIEARVDADQDADDKKQTADQLAQATQTPQQAAKVATDKKKGTVTSVSLEDNDGNGVIWQVDVVGSDWKKTTFDVDAKNDTIVREETDKD from the coding sequence ATGAACAGTGCCTCCTCCCGTTCCCGCACTCTCAAGGCGGTCGGCGCCCTCTCCCTGGCAGCGGCCACGGCCCTCCTGATGACCGGATGCGGCCAGAACTCGGACAGCGCGACCGGCGCGGCCACCTCCGAGGCGGCCAAGGTCGTCCCGCAGAAGCAGACGACGACGCCGTCGGCCACCGCCAAGCTGACCGAGGACCAGCAGGAACGCAAGAAGGTGCTCGACGCCACGAAGGTCACCTTCGACGACGCGGCCACCACCGCCACCGGCGAGGTCGCGGGCGGCAAGCTCGTCGATCTGGACCTGGAGGGCGTGGACGACGAAGACAATCAGAGCCCCAGCCCGACCGCGACCGGCAGCCCGACCGGCTCGCCGAGCCCCAGCGGCAGCGGCAGCCCGAGCCCCAGCGGAAGCGCCAGCCCGAGCGCCAGCCCGGGCGCCGACGGCCCCGTCTGGGCCGCGGAGGTCGCGGAGAAGGACGGCACGATCCACACCGTCCGGATCAACGCGGTCGACGGCAAGGTGATCGAGGCCCGTGTCGACGCGGACCAGGACGCGGACGACAAGAAGCAGACGGCCGACCAGCTCGCCCAGGCCACCCAGACCCCGCAGCAGGCGGCCAAGGTCGCCACCGACAAGAAGAAGGGGACGGTCACCTCCGTCAGCCTCGAGGACAACGACGGCAACGGCGTCATCTGGCAGGTCGACGTGGTCGGTTCCGACTGGAAGAAGACGACCTTCGACGTGGACGCCAAGAACGACACCATCGTCCGCGAGGAGACCGACAAGGACTGA
- a CDS encoding DUF6296 family protein, with product MVHTERYELIFQMSGAADDVVSVRLTDRLGAGGFPVYEDETGIIRAEISDRGEVRMLASGGHQVPGAPLLARPLSEDAPGTR from the coding sequence ATGGTGCACACCGAGCGTTACGAGCTGATCTTCCAGATGTCCGGCGCCGCGGACGACGTGGTCTCCGTCCGGCTGACCGACCGGCTGGGGGCCGGCGGATTCCCGGTGTACGAGGACGAGACGGGCATCATCCGCGCCGAGATCAGCGACCGGGGTGAGGTCCGCATGCTCGCCAGCGGCGGCCACCAGGTCCCCGGCGCTCCCCTGCTGGCCCGTCCCCTGAGCGAGGACGCGCCCGGCACCCGCTGA
- a CDS encoding DeoR/GlpR family DNA-binding transcription regulator, whose translation MYAPERQQEILRLAQESGRVDVLSLAEEFQVTAETVRRDLKALDRAGLLRRVHGGAIPVGRLDFEPDLAERDALSADEKDRIAQAALAELPVDGNVIVDAGTTTARLAAAVPVDAALTVVTHALPVAARLADHPGIALHLVGGRVRHRTRAAVDAWALGSYAEINADVVFLATNGFCPDRGLTTPDLAEAAVKRAVIKAARRVVLLADSGKFGQEHFARFGDLTDVDLLITDTGLSPDDARSIESRGTEVVRA comes from the coding sequence ATGTACGCACCGGAGCGTCAGCAGGAGATCCTCCGCCTCGCCCAGGAGAGCGGCCGGGTGGACGTGCTGTCCCTGGCCGAGGAGTTCCAGGTGACGGCCGAGACCGTGCGGCGGGACCTCAAGGCCCTGGACCGGGCGGGGCTGCTGCGCCGGGTGCACGGTGGTGCGATTCCGGTGGGGCGGCTGGACTTCGAGCCCGACCTCGCCGAGCGCGACGCGCTGTCCGCCGACGAGAAGGACCGTATCGCGCAGGCCGCCCTCGCCGAACTGCCCGTCGACGGCAATGTGATCGTCGACGCCGGGACCACCACCGCGCGGCTCGCCGCCGCCGTACCGGTCGACGCGGCGCTGACCGTCGTGACGCACGCCCTGCCGGTGGCCGCCCGGCTCGCCGACCACCCGGGCATCGCGCTGCATCTGGTGGGCGGCCGGGTCCGGCACCGTACACGCGCGGCGGTCGACGCCTGGGCGCTGGGTTCGTACGCCGAGATCAACGCCGACGTGGTCTTCCTCGCCACCAACGGCTTCTGTCCCGACCGCGGTCTGACCACGCCCGACCTCGCCGAGGCCGCGGTCAAGCGGGCCGTGATCAAGGCGGCCCGCCGGGTCGTCCTGCTCGCCGACTCCGGCAAGTTCGGGCAGGAGCACTTCGCCCGCTTCGGCGACCTCACCGATGTGGACCTGCTCATCACCGACACGGGCCTCAGCCCCGACGACGCCCGCTCCATCGAGAGCCGGGGCACGGAAGTAGTACGCGCATGA
- the pfkB gene encoding 1-phosphofructokinase, with amino-acid sequence MILTVTPNPSLDRTYELPGLTRGTVLRATADRVDPGGKGVNVSRAVAAAGHRTVAVAPMGGPEGALLTRLLGDLGIEAAGVPIAGNTRINVTLVEPDGTLTKVNAAGPELSPAEAEDVLEAVRVRSSAADWIACCGSLPRGLPPRWYAELVERSHRAGARIALDTSGAALTAALAEEPDVIKPNAQELAEAVGRPLATVGDALKAAEELRERGARSVLASLGADGQLLVEASGAYFATAPVATVRSNVGAGDASLAGFLAAGGRGPRALASAVAHGAAAVQLAGSLMPTPAHLDLPSVLTTSDVPLDRALGEPAP; translated from the coding sequence ATGATCCTCACCGTCACCCCCAACCCCAGCCTCGACCGGACCTACGAGCTGCCCGGCCTGACGCGCGGCACCGTCCTGCGCGCCACGGCGGACCGCGTCGATCCGGGCGGCAAGGGCGTCAACGTCTCCCGCGCGGTCGCGGCGGCCGGGCACCGCACCGTCGCCGTCGCCCCGATGGGCGGCCCGGAGGGCGCCCTGCTCACCCGGCTCCTCGGCGATCTGGGCATCGAGGCGGCCGGGGTGCCGATCGCCGGGAACACCCGGATCAACGTCACCCTCGTCGAACCCGACGGCACCCTCACCAAGGTCAACGCGGCGGGCCCCGAACTGAGCCCGGCCGAGGCCGAGGACGTCCTCGAAGCGGTACGGGTCCGGTCCTCCGCCGCCGACTGGATCGCCTGCTGCGGTAGCCTGCCGCGCGGACTGCCTCCGCGCTGGTATGCGGAGCTCGTCGAGCGGAGCCACCGCGCCGGTGCCCGGATCGCGCTGGACACCTCGGGTGCGGCTCTCACCGCCGCGCTCGCCGAAGAGCCCGACGTGATCAAGCCCAACGCCCAGGAGCTGGCCGAGGCCGTGGGCCGTCCGCTGGCCACGGTGGGCGACGCGCTGAAGGCCGCGGAGGAGCTGCGCGAGCGCGGCGCCCGGTCGGTGCTGGCGAGTCTGGGCGCGGACGGACAGCTGCTGGTCGAGGCGTCGGGCGCCTACTTCGCGACCGCCCCGGTGGCCACCGTACGCAGCAATGTCGGCGCCGGGGACGCCTCGCTGGCCGGCTTCCTCGCCGCAGGCGGGCGGGGCCCGCGAGCGCTCGCCTCGGCCGTCGCCCACGGGGCCGCGGCCGTGCAGTTGGCCGGAAGCCTCATGCCCACCCCGGCCCACCTCGATCTGCCGTCGGTCCTGACGACCTCCGACGTACCGCTGGACCGGGCACTGGGCGAGCCGGCCCCATGA
- a CDS encoding fructose-specific PTS transporter subunit EIIC — protein sequence MSELITAELVDLDLSAATKDAAATSLAERMVAAHRVTDLDGFLADVAAREAQMPTGLDGGIGIPHCRSEHVNAPTLAFGRSAAGIDFGAADGPADLIFLIAAPAGADDDHLTILSGLARRLMDPEFTAALRAGTDPAAVAALVRGEEATEEPAAEDERAKQPQDTEPEAEAAEGAGSAPFRIVAVTSCPTGIAHTYMAAESLAAAGRAEGVEVTVETQGSAGFKKLDPGVIAAADAVIWAHDVEVREKARFRGKPLVDVGVKAGINRPAELIAEARRKAEHGEVAAVSEADGGRDSGGEDGSGADHAHFGVRLRTYLMSGVSYMVPFVAAGGLLIALSFAIGGYEIASAKSVADHFVWGEADSWAALLNQIGSAAFAFLVPVLAGYIAYGMADRPALVPGFVGGSIALTVNAGFLGGLVAGLLAGAVVMAIQRVPVHATLRGIMPVLVIPLIASAVVGFLMFIVVGKPIASLQNALTDWLNGLSGSNAVILGVVLGLMMCFDMGGPLNKVAYAFAVGGLADPTDGSLKVMAAVMAAGMVPPLAMALATTVRKKLFTKTERENGRAAWVLGASFITEGAIPFAAADPLRVIPSVMAGGAVTGALSMAFGATLRAPHGGVFVVPLIGEPFLYLLAIAAGTLVATALVVLLKGARRAAPDAAGEAGAAGSDGSRVTVAA from the coding sequence ATGAGTGAGCTGATCACCGCGGAACTGGTCGACCTCGATCTGTCCGCCGCAACGAAGGACGCCGCAGCGACGTCGCTCGCCGAGCGGATGGTGGCCGCGCACCGCGTCACCGATCTCGACGGCTTTCTGGCCGACGTCGCCGCCCGTGAGGCACAGATGCCGACCGGCCTCGACGGCGGCATCGGCATCCCGCACTGCCGCAGCGAACATGTGAACGCCCCGACGCTGGCCTTCGGGCGCAGCGCGGCGGGCATCGATTTCGGTGCGGCCGACGGCCCCGCCGACCTGATCTTCCTCATCGCCGCCCCCGCCGGGGCCGACGACGATCACCTGACCATCCTGTCGGGGCTGGCCCGCCGGCTGATGGACCCGGAGTTCACCGCCGCGCTGCGCGCCGGAACAGACCCGGCGGCGGTGGCCGCGCTGGTCCGGGGCGAGGAGGCGACGGAGGAGCCCGCCGCCGAGGACGAGCGGGCAAAGCAGCCGCAGGACACGGAACCCGAGGCCGAGGCCGCCGAAGGGGCCGGGAGCGCACCCTTCCGGATCGTCGCCGTCACCTCCTGCCCCACCGGCATCGCCCACACCTACATGGCGGCGGAGTCCCTGGCCGCGGCGGGCCGCGCCGAGGGCGTCGAGGTGACGGTGGAGACCCAGGGTTCGGCCGGTTTCAAGAAGCTGGACCCCGGCGTCATCGCGGCGGCGGACGCCGTGATCTGGGCGCATGACGTGGAGGTCCGGGAGAAGGCCCGCTTCCGCGGCAAGCCCCTGGTCGACGTCGGGGTGAAGGCCGGCATCAACCGCCCCGCCGAGCTGATCGCCGAGGCCCGCCGCAAGGCGGAACACGGAGAGGTCGCCGCCGTGTCCGAGGCCGACGGCGGAAGGGACTCCGGCGGCGAGGACGGATCGGGCGCGGACCACGCGCACTTCGGCGTCCGGCTCCGTACGTATCTGATGTCCGGTGTGAGCTACATGGTTCCGTTCGTCGCGGCGGGAGGTCTGCTGATCGCCCTGTCCTTCGCCATCGGCGGCTATGAGATAGCGAGCGCCAAGTCGGTGGCCGACCACTTCGTGTGGGGTGAGGCGGACAGCTGGGCCGCGCTGCTCAACCAGATCGGTTCGGCGGCCTTCGCGTTCCTGGTTCCGGTGCTGGCCGGGTACATCGCGTACGGGATGGCGGACCGGCCCGCCCTGGTGCCCGGCTTCGTCGGCGGGTCCATCGCCCTGACGGTGAACGCCGGGTTCCTCGGCGGTCTGGTCGCCGGCCTGCTGGCCGGTGCGGTGGTGATGGCGATCCAACGGGTGCCGGTCCATGCGACGTTGCGCGGCATCATGCCGGTGCTGGTGATCCCGTTGATCGCGTCGGCGGTCGTGGGCTTCCTGATGTTCATCGTGGTCGGCAAGCCCATCGCCTCGCTGCAGAACGCGCTGACGGACTGGCTGAACGGCCTGTCGGGCTCCAACGCGGTGATCCTCGGCGTCGTCCTCGGCCTGATGATGTGCTTCGACATGGGCGGTCCGCTGAACAAGGTGGCGTACGCCTTCGCGGTCGGCGGTCTCGCCGATCCGACCGACGGCAGCCTGAAGGTGATGGCCGCGGTCATGGCGGCCGGGATGGTCCCGCCGCTGGCGATGGCGCTCGCCACCACCGTACGCAAGAAGCTGTTCACGAAGACCGAACGGGAGAACGGCCGCGCGGCCTGGGTCCTGGGGGCCTCGTTCATCACCGAGGGCGCGATCCCGTTCGCCGCCGCCGATCCGCTGCGGGTCATCCCGTCGGTGATGGCGGGCGGCGCGGTCACCGGCGCGCTGTCGATGGCCTTCGGCGCGACGCTGCGCGCTCCGCACGGCGGCGTCTTCGTCGTCCCGCTGATCGGCGAGCCGTTCCTCTACCTGCTCGCCATCGCCGCCGGAACGCTGGTGGCGACCGCGCTCGTCGTCCTGCTCAAGGGCGCACGCAGGGCGGCTCCGGACGCGGCCGGGGAGGCGGGGGCCGCGGGCTCCGACGGCTCCCGGGTCACGGTCGCCGCCTGA